One genomic segment of Mastomys coucha isolate ucsf_1 unplaced genomic scaffold, UCSF_Mcou_1 pScaffold22, whole genome shotgun sequence includes these proteins:
- the LOC116068841 gene encoding CD209 antigen-like protein D, protein MSRKWALGDNRSCPLSQSQALAIALTMSDSTESKTQQLDTPEDEECLMSSTRYSAVSSQLRTKFGIKSLAEYTKQSHNPLVLQLFSFLFLTGLLLIILVLVSKVPSSEVQHKIYQELMQLKAEVHDGLCQPCPRDWTFFNGSCYFFSKSQRNWHNSITACKELGAQLVIVETDEEQTFLQQTSKARGPTWMGLSDMHNEATWHWVDGSPLSPSFAQYWNRGEPNNVGDEDCAEFSGDGWNDLRCDTLIFWICKKVSTTSCTTK, encoded by the exons ATGTCTAGGAAGTGGGCATTAGGGGACAACAGAAGCTGTCCTCTCTCACAATCCCAGGCACTAGCAATAGCTTTAACCATGAGTGACTCCACGGAATCAAAGACACAGCAACTGGACACTCCAG AGGATGAAGAGTGTTTGATGAGTAGTACCAGATATTCTGCTGTCAGCTCTCAGTTACGAACAAAATTTGGAATCAAAAGTTTGGCAG AGTATACGAAGCAGAGCCACAACCCCTTGGTCCTGCAGCTGTTCTCCTTCCTGTTCTTGACTGGGCTTCTGCTGATCATTCTTGTCCTAG TCTCAAAGGTCCCCAGCTCAGAGGTTCAACACAAAATCTACCAGGAACTCATGCAGTTGAAGGCTGAAGTTCATG ACGGCTTGTGTCAACCCTGCCCCAGGGACTGGACATTCTTCAATGGAAGCTGTTATTTCTTCTCCAAGTCCCAAAGAAATTGGCACAACTCCATCACTGCCTGCAAGGAACTGGGGGCCCAATTGGTCATTGTAGAGACTGATGAGGAGCAG ACCTTCCTGCAGCAGACTTCTAAGGCTAGAGGACCAACCTGGATGGGCCTGTCAGACATGCATAATGAAGCCACGTGGCACTGGGTGGATGGCTCACCTCTGTCACCCAG CTTTGCACAGTATTGGAATAGAGGGGAGCCCAACAACGTCGGTGATGAAGATTGTGCAGAGTTCTCTGGGGATGGCTGGAATGATCTCAGATGTGATACCCTAATTTTCTGGATCTGTAAGAAAGTTTCAACCACATCATGCACCACTAAATGA